In Leptospira stimsonii, a single window of DNA contains:
- a CDS encoding LA_0442/LA_0875 N-terminal domain-containing protein: MNFNKVVVCSFVFVISFCVELDAKSVLLKSGRKIENVKIKPVSNGFEIFHLNGRMEKIALSEVVKIFISDDVPRKVRSKSQSISSAKEIPVAVEANEILVLETTPKQKSVVSVFSEGLIPGWSRMVRSDSYSVKGLGFLFIFAELYLAQKIYFYTKAPGPVSDPNHPNLPSQPVLVAFALRDSNLLNIALLNNVYSDSKKVRLEDGQVMQKGRYVEEREAYVSAFVFILLLDAFLGYRFEDWSFVPNVNVSVQNRNISAGITIRF, from the coding sequence TTGAATTTTAATAAAGTTGTCGTTTGCTCCTTTGTTTTTGTGATTTCGTTTTGTGTCGAATTGGATGCAAAGTCTGTTCTTTTAAAAAGTGGAAGAAAGATCGAAAACGTAAAAATAAAGCCGGTTTCTAATGGTTTTGAGATCTTTCATTTGAATGGGAGAATGGAAAAGATTGCCCTTTCCGAAGTTGTGAAAATATTTATTTCCGACGACGTTCCCAGAAAGGTTCGCAGTAAATCGCAAAGTATTTCTTCCGCAAAAGAGATCCCCGTAGCCGTAGAAGCAAACGAGATTCTCGTTTTGGAAACGACTCCGAAACAAAAATCGGTCGTGTCCGTTTTTTCCGAAGGATTGATTCCGGGTTGGTCTCGGATGGTGCGTTCCGATTCTTATTCCGTCAAGGGTTTGGGATTCCTGTTTATCTTCGCAGAACTCTATCTCGCACAAAAAATATACTTTTATACGAAGGCTCCCGGACCCGTTTCCGATCCGAATCATCCGAATTTGCCTTCACAACCCGTGTTGGTAGCATTCGCTTTGAGAGATTCGAACCTTTTGAATATTGCCCTTCTCAATAACGTTTATTCCGATTCGAAGAAGGTACGGCTGGAGGACGGACAGGTGATGCAGAAGGGACGTTATGTGGAAGAGAGAGAAGCGTATGTTTCCGCCTTTGTTTTTATTTTATTGTTGGATGCTTTTTTGGGTTATCGGTTTGAAGATTGGTCGTTTGTTCCCAATGTCAACGTTTCGGTGCAGAATAGGAACATTTCAGCGGGAATCACGATTCGATTTTAA
- the srp gene encoding sigma factor SigX-regulated lipoprotein — MLIKKISVALLLALFITQCDGKGNHSSNDQNLLLLAAIAPKDPGISGLFASINAMRAGGGGGGGAGAYSNAGISPLAQFSQSQPCPKGGNFSIDGDLNASIVGTDTHLQFTATKFTYANCSVFAPKIDNATDQSSSQVTLDGEIVEDIDMTQSAFVRAGNDVSFTTSGTSRLRSSNYKVNGYLFPTFDVTFTYNNTKYTFENAIDLDNAYVVIEETVHASGTIGTQSVNSDYSYKVRYKFR, encoded by the coding sequence ATGCTTATAAAAAAAATTTCGGTTGCGCTCCTGCTTGCGCTTTTCATAACACAGTGCGACGGCAAAGGAAATCATTCTTCGAATGATCAAAACTTACTTCTTCTTGCCGCGATCGCTCCAAAGGATCCAGGAATTTCCGGATTGTTTGCATCCATCAATGCGATGAGGGCTGGCGGTGGAGGTGGCGGAGGTGCAGGAGCCTATTCCAATGCGGGTATTTCTCCGCTTGCGCAATTTAGCCAGAGTCAACCTTGTCCGAAGGGAGGAAATTTTTCGATTGATGGGGATCTGAATGCTTCCATCGTCGGTACCGATACTCACTTACAATTCACGGCTACGAAATTCACATACGCGAATTGTTCGGTCTTCGCTCCAAAGATTGATAATGCAACGGATCAGTCTTCTTCACAAGTTACTTTAGACGGAGAAATTGTAGAAGATATCGATATGACTCAGAGCGCATTTGTACGCGCCGGCAATGATGTCTCGTTTACGACCAGCGGAACTTCAAGGCTACGTTCGAGTAACTATAAAGTAAATGGATATCTCTTCCCAACTTTTGATGTCACTTTTACGTATAACAATACGAAATACACTTTTGAAAATGCAATCGATCTTGATAACGCATATGTAGTTATAGAAGAAACCGTTCATGCGTCGGGAACGATTGGAACTCAAAGCGTGAATTCGGATTACAGTTACAAAGTTAGATACAAATTTCGTTAA